From Bacillus cereus group sp. RP43, the proteins below share one genomic window:
- the hblD gene encoding hemolytic enterotoxin HBL lytic component L1, producing the protein MNKFPFKVLTLATLATVITSTTGNTIHAFAQEQTAQEQKIGNYVLGPEGLKKALAETGSHILVMDLYAKTMIKQPNVNLSNIDLGSEGGELIKNIHLNQELSRINANYWLDTAKPQIQKTARNIVNYDEQFQNYYDTLVDTVQKKDKAGLKEGINDLITTINTNSKEVTDVIKMLQDFKGKLYQNSTDFKNNVGGPDGKGGLTAILAGQQATIPQLQAEIEQLRSTQKKHFDDVLAWSIGGGLGAAILVIAAIGGAVVIVVTGGTATPAVIGGLSALGAAGIGLGTAAGVTASNHMNSYNEISKKIGELSTKADLASQAVISITNAKDTLAYLYQTVDQAILSLTNIQKQWNTMGANYTDLLDNIDSMQEHKFSLIPDDLKAAKQSWNDIHKDAEFISKDIAFKQE; encoded by the coding sequence ATGAATAAATTTCCATTTAAAGTGTTAACTTTAGCCACACTGGCAACGGTTATAACTTCTACTACCGGTAACACTATTCATGCATTTGCACAAGAACAGACCGCACAAGAACAGAAAATAGGGAATTATGTATTAGGGCCTGAAGGACTGAAGAAAGCATTGGCTGAAACAGGATCTCATATTCTTGTAATGGATTTGTACGCAAAAACAATGATTAAGCAACCGAATGTAAATTTATCCAATATTGATTTAGGTTCAGAAGGGGGAGAATTAATCAAAAATATTCACCTTAATCAGGAACTGTCTCGAATCAATGCGAATTATTGGCTAGATACAGCAAAACCGCAGATTCAAAAAACAGCACGTAATATTGTAAATTACGATGAACAATTTCAAAATTATTACGACACATTAGTAGATACTGTACAAAAGAAAGATAAGGCAGGCCTAAAAGAGGGCATAAATGATTTAATCACTACAATTAATACAAATTCAAAAGAAGTTACAGATGTAATTAAGATGTTACAAGACTTCAAAGGGAAACTATATCAAAATTCTACAGATTTTAAAAATAATGTTGGTGGCCCAGATGGTAAAGGTGGATTAACGGCAATATTAGCAGGTCAGCAGGCAACAATTCCACAACTTCAAGCTGAAATTGAGCAACTCCGTTCTACTCAGAAAAAACATTTTGATGATGTATTAGCATGGTCAATTGGCGGTGGATTGGGAGCAGCTATTTTAGTTATTGCAGCTATTGGAGGAGCGGTAGTAATTGTTGTGACTGGCGGTACAGCAACACCGGCTGTTATTGGTGGCCTTTCGGCTCTTGGTGCAGCTGGTATTGGTTTAGGAACAGCAGCTGGTGTCACGGCGTCTAATCATATGAACTCTTATAACGAAATTTCTAAAAAAATCGGAGAATTAAGTACGAAAGCTGATCTCGCTAGCCAAGCAGTTATTTCGATTACTAACGCGAAAGACACTTTGGCATATCTGTATCAGACAGTGGATCAAGCGATACTGTCTCTAACAAATATTCAAAAACAATGGAATACAATGGGGGCCAACTATACAGATTTACTTGATAATATCGACTCTATGCAAGAACATAAATTCTCTTTAATACCTGATGATTTAAAAGCTGCTAAACAAAGTTGGAATGATATTCATAAAGATGCAGAATTCATTTCGAAAGACATCGCTTTTAAACAAGAATAG
- the hblB gene encoding hemolytic enterotoxin HBL binding subunit HblB produces MMKKIPYKLLAVSTLLTITTANVVSPVATFASGIEQTNNGDTSLSANETKMKETLQKAGLFAKSMNAYSYMLIKNPDVNFEGITINGYVDLPGRIVQDQKNARAHALTWDTQVKKQLLDTLTGIVEYDTTFDNYYETMVDAINAGDGETLKEGITDLQGEIQQNQKSAQQLIQELTKLREAIGQDVRAFGSNKDLLQSILKNQGADVEADQKRLDEILGSVNYYKQLESDGFNVMKGALFGLPLIGGLIVLGAQGNLSKLEPTLAELRQTVDYKVTLNRVVGVAYINISEMHKALDDAINSLTYMSTQWHDLDSQYSGVLGHIETASQKADQNKFKFLKPNLNAAKDSWKTLHTDAVTLKEGIKELKVEPVTPQK; encoded by the coding sequence ATGATGAAGAAAATCCCTTATAAACTACTCGCTGTATCGACGTTGTTAACTATTACAACCGCTAATGTAGTTTCACCAGTAGCAACTTTTGCAAGTGGAATTGAACAAACTAACAATGGAGATACGTCTCTTTCAGCAAATGAAACGAAGATGAAAGAAACTTTGCAAAAGGCTGGGTTATTTGCAAAATCTATGAATGCCTATTCTTATATGTTAATTAAAAATCCAGATGTGAACTTTGAAGGAATTACTATTAATGGATATGTAGATTTACCTGGTAGAATTGTACAAGATCAAAAGAATGCAAGAGCACATGCTCTTACATGGGATACACAAGTAAAAAAACAGCTGTTAGATACATTGACAGGCATTGTTGAATACGACACAACATTTGACAATTATTATGAAACAATGGTAGATGCTATAAATGCAGGGGATGGAGAAACTTTAAAAGAAGGAATTACAGATTTACAAGGTGAAATTCAACAAAACCAAAAGTCTGCACAACAGTTAATACAAGAATTAACTAAATTAAGAGAAGCTATTGGACAAGATGTTAGAGCATTTGGAAGTAATAAAGATCTCTTGCAATCGATTTTAAAAAACCAAGGAGCTGATGTTGAGGCCGATCAAAAACGTCTAGATGAAATTTTAGGATCAGTAAATTATTATAAACAATTAGAATCTGATGGATTTAATGTAATGAAGGGTGCCCTTTTTGGCCTACCGTTAATTGGTGGTCTAATAGTACTCGGAGCACAAGGTAATTTATCTAAGTTAGAGCCTACATTAGCAGAATTACGTCAGACCGTAGATTATAAAGTAACATTAAATCGTGTAGTTGGAGTTGCGTATATTAATATTAGTGAGATGCATAAGGCACTTGATGATGCTATTAATTCTCTTACTTATATGTCCACTCAGTGGCATGATTTAGATTCTCAATATTCGGGAGTACTTGGACATATTGAAACTGCATCTCAAAAAGCTGATCAAAATAAATTTAAATTCTTAAAACCTAACTTGAATGCAGCGAAAGACAGTTGGAAAACATTGCACACAGATGCGGTCACTTTAAAAGAAGGAATCAAAGAATTAAAAGTGGAGCCTGTTACTCCGCAAAAATAA
- a CDS encoding HBL/NHE enterotoxin family protein has translation MKNKIIKGFLITSIVTGATIPINTLAMPIVQAETQQENTDISSSLRKLGAQSKLIQTYIDQALMSSNVQLEEVPALNTNQFLIKQDMKEWSSELYPHLILLNSKNKGFVTKFNSYYPTLKAFVDNKEDKEGFVDRLEVLQEMAMTNQDNVQRQINELTDLKLQIDKKLKDFDTDVTKAQDVLSSDGTGKIDQLKNELLNTKKAIQNDLQQIALVPGALNEQGFVIFKEVYSLSKEIIEPAAQAGLAAYNKGKEINNSILEAETKAAQEAKEKGKTALEIESAKKAAREAIEKSKQGEIAAAAATKTQEYDLMKAIDTEKIKKTFGAFAEMNKLTAEQRAHLDDLEKQNQNLYDLTTKLSIADLQKSMLLLMQNDLHTFANQVDVELDLMKRYKEDLNLIKNSITTLSTNVDTTNQGSQKDTLRRLKNMTSYLEEQVYKF, from the coding sequence ATGAAAAATAAAATAATTAAAGGTTTTTTAATAACATCAATAGTAACTGGGGCGACTATTCCTATCAATACTCTCGCAATGCCAATCGTTCAGGCAGAAACGCAACAAGAGAATACGGATATTTCCTCATCCTTACGAAAATTAGGTGCACAATCTAAATTAATCCAAACATATATTGATCAAGCTTTAATGAGTTCTAATGTACAGCTTGAGGAAGTCCCAGCTTTAAATACAAATCAATTCCTAATCAAGCAAGATATGAAGGAATGGTCATCAGAACTTTATCCGCATTTAATTCTATTAAATTCAAAAAATAAAGGGTTTGTAACTAAATTTAATAGCTATTATCCAACATTAAAAGCATTTGTAGACAATAAAGAAGATAAAGAAGGTTTTGTAGATAGACTTGAAGTTCTTCAAGAAATGGCTATGACGAACCAAGACAATGTACAACGTCAGATTAATGAATTAACAGATCTTAAATTACAGATTGATAAAAAACTTAAAGATTTCGATACTGATGTGACAAAAGCACAGGATGTACTTAGTTCAGATGGAACAGGGAAAATAGACCAGCTAAAAAATGAATTACTAAATACAAAAAAAGCAATTCAAAATGATTTACAACAAATAGCATTAGTACCAGGAGCTTTAAATGAACAAGGATTTGTTATTTTCAAAGAAGTCTATAGTCTTTCAAAAGAAATCATTGAACCGGCTGCACAAGCAGGGTTGGCAGCGTATAACAAAGGAAAAGAAATTAATAACTCTATTTTAGAAGCAGAGACAAAAGCGGCGCAAGAAGCGAAGGAAAAGGGTAAAACTGCTTTAGAGATTGAATCAGCGAAAAAAGCAGCTCGTGAAGCAATTGAGAAAAGCAAACAAGGTGAAATAGCTGCAGCTGCAGCCACAAAAACGCAAGAGTATGACCTGATGAAAGCCATTGACACTGAAAAAATTAAGAAAACATTTGGTGCCTTCGCTGAAATGAATAAACTAACAGCAGAACAGCGAGCACATTTAGATGATTTAGAGAAACAAAACCAAAATTTATATGATTTAACAACGAAACTATCAATAGCAGATTTACAAAAATCAATGCTTCTTCTTATGCAAAATGATTTGCATACGTTTGCAAATCAAGTAGATGTAGAACTTGATCTAATGAAACGCTATAAAGAAGATTTGAATCTAATAAAAAATAGTATTACAACTTTATCTACTAATGTTGATACTACTAACCAGGGGTCTCAAAAAGATACATTAAGAAGATTAAAAAACATGACAAGTTATCTTGAAGAACAGGTTTATAAATTTTAA